One part of the Arachidicoccus terrestris genome encodes these proteins:
- a CDS encoding AAA family ATPase → MSLEEEILQVNEQVEQKSSFIERIKKELSEKIVGQTYMIDRLLIGLLSNGHVLLEGVPGLAKTLTIKSLAAAVQGQFSRIQFTPDLLPADVIGTMIYHQQKAEFVVRKGPVFANFILADEINRAPAKVQSALLEAMQEKQVTISDGSYPLPEPFLVLATQNPLEQEGTYMLPEAQVDRFMLKVVVGYPTKQEELQIIRQEASRQSANARIHPIITLEEIKEARDLVSKIYMDEKIEKYILDIVFATRYPEQYGLDRLKPFISYGGSPRASINLALAGKAHAFMQGRGYVIPEDIKAICKDVMRHRIGITYEAEAENTSSENIIEDILKTVQVP, encoded by the coding sequence ATGAGTTTAGAAGAAGAAATCTTACAGGTTAATGAACAAGTAGAGCAGAAATCCTCTTTTATAGAAAGAATCAAAAAAGAACTATCTGAAAAGATCGTTGGACAGACCTATATGATCGATCGGTTACTCATAGGCCTTCTGTCTAACGGACATGTGCTTTTGGAAGGTGTTCCCGGTCTGGCCAAGACCTTGACTATTAAATCATTGGCCGCAGCTGTTCAGGGACAATTCAGCCGCATCCAGTTTACACCCGATTTATTGCCGGCAGACGTGATCGGCACAATGATCTATCATCAGCAAAAAGCTGAATTTGTCGTGCGCAAGGGACCGGTATTCGCTAATTTCATTCTGGCAGACGAAATTAACCGGGCCCCTGCTAAAGTCCAGAGTGCACTGCTGGAAGCCATGCAGGAAAAACAGGTGACCATCAGTGACGGCTCTTACCCGCTTCCTGAGCCATTTTTAGTGCTGGCTACTCAAAATCCACTGGAACAGGAGGGCACTTATATGTTGCCTGAGGCACAGGTAGACCGTTTTATGCTAAAAGTGGTCGTGGGTTACCCGACCAAACAGGAAGAATTGCAGATCATTCGTCAGGAAGCATCCAGACAGTCTGCCAATGCCCGCATTCATCCCATTATTACCTTAGAAGAAATCAAGGAAGCAAGGGACCTGGTAAGCAAGATCTATATGGACGAAAAGATCGAAAAATATATTCTGGACATTGTTTTCGCGACCCGTTATCCTGAGCAATATGGCCTGGATAGACTCAAACCTTTTATCAGTTATGGCGGATCGCCCAGAGCCAGTATTAATCTGGCGCTCGCCGGTAAAGCACATGCTTTTATGCAAGGCCGCGGCTATGTGATCCCTGAAGATATAAAAGCCATATGCAAGGATGTTATGCGACACAGAATCGGAATCACCTATGAGGCCGAAGCGGAAAATACCAGCTCTGAAAACATTATTGAAGATATTCTGAAAACTGTTCAGGTTCCATAG
- the ubiE gene encoding bifunctional demethylmenaquinone methyltransferase/2-methoxy-6-polyprenyl-1,4-benzoquinol methylase UbiE: MTKYAHDEILPFGSSGKEKKQQVEHMFDDIAPKYDFLNRFLSLGIDVQWRKKAIRRLSKLKPRQILDVATGTGDVALMTYDMLQPEKIIGVDISQGMLQVGLEKIIKAGLSDKIELKQADSAALPFADNSFDAITVAFGVRNFQDLEKGLSEMHRVLKPGGKLIVLEFSRPHNPVFKGLYSFYMNVITPAMGNLFSKNKEAYSYLNKSAKAFPERNDFVKILNGVHFKNTLFKALTMGICCIYEGVK, from the coding sequence ATGACAAAGTACGCACATGACGAGATTCTGCCTTTCGGCAGTAGCGGGAAGGAAAAAAAACAGCAGGTAGAGCATATGTTTGACGACATCGCACCAAAATATGATTTTCTAAACCGCTTTTTAAGTCTGGGAATTGATGTTCAGTGGCGAAAGAAGGCCATCAGGCGTTTATCGAAGCTTAAGCCCAGACAAATCCTGGATGTGGCAACTGGTACCGGTGACGTAGCGCTTATGACTTATGATATGTTGCAGCCAGAAAAAATCATTGGGGTGGATATATCTCAGGGCATGTTGCAGGTAGGTCTTGAAAAGATAATAAAAGCCGGTCTGTCAGACAAAATCGAACTAAAGCAGGCAGATAGCGCCGCTCTTCCTTTTGCGGATAATAGTTTTGATGCCATTACAGTGGCTTTCGGGGTGCGTAATTTTCAGGATCTGGAAAAAGGACTCTCGGAAATGCATCGGGTATTAAAACCAGGTGGTAAGCTCATCGTACTGGAATTCTCCCGTCCGCATAATCCGGTATTTAAGGGATTGTATAGTTTTTATATGAATGTAATAACACCTGCTATGGGAAACCTGTTTTCCAAAAATAAAGAAGCCTACAGTTATCTGAATAAATCAGCTAAAGCCTTTCCTGAAAGGAATGATTTTGTGAAGATCCTCAATGGGGTGCATTTTAAAAATACCCTATTTAAGGCACTTACTATGGGAATCTGCTGTATATATGAAGGCGTAAAATAG
- a CDS encoding DMT family protein — MKTTWIILLLVCSNIFMTTAWYWHLKPGVGNLPVWKIVLISWGIAFFEYCLTVPANHFGRAWGIGAFQLKIIQEVVTLVVFTFFAIFYLKEPFHWKYLVSFLCILAAVYFAFKK, encoded by the coding sequence ATGAAAACGACTTGGATCATCTTACTACTGGTTTGTTCCAATATTTTTATGACGACAGCCTGGTACTGGCACCTGAAACCCGGTGTTGGCAATTTACCGGTCTGGAAAATTGTGCTGATAAGTTGGGGAATCGCTTTTTTTGAATATTGTCTGACGGTGCCGGCTAACCATTTTGGAAGAGCGTGGGGAATCGGGGCTTTTCAGCTGAAAATTATTCAGGAAGTTGTAACGCTTGTCGTCTTTACTTTCTTTGCTATCTTTTACCTGAAAGAGCCTTTTCACTGGAAATACCTGGTTAGTTTTTTGTGTATACTGGCTGCCGTTTATTTTGCCTTTAAAAAATGA
- a CDS encoding TlpA family protein disulfide reductase: MNYKGILSALLAIFLVTTLKAQDSYDSLPPYRKDSTLPNFLLLRQDSSWLSLAQIPKKTAIVITFFNPDCEHCQHEATQLANSMNKLKKIEFIWATYAASFEEINEFAEKYHLNDLPNVHFVKDVNYSIPSFYHLEMTPYMAAYNKKRQLVKTFPAGVSPRELIQLLE; encoded by the coding sequence ATGAACTACAAAGGTATATTATCCGCCTTACTGGCTATATTTTTAGTAACTACTCTGAAAGCACAGGACAGCTACGACAGCCTTCCTCCCTATAGGAAAGACTCTACCCTCCCCAACTTTCTATTACTCAGACAGGATAGCAGCTGGCTGAGCCTGGCTCAGATACCCAAGAAAACAGCTATAGTGATCACTTTTTTTAATCCCGATTGTGAACATTGTCAGCATGAAGCAACTCAACTGGCAAATTCCATGAATAAATTAAAAAAGATCGAATTTATCTGGGCCACCTATGCGGCCTCCTTTGAAGAAATCAATGAATTTGCAGAAAAATATCATCTCAACGATTTGCCCAATGTGCATTTTGTGAAAGATGTCAATTATTCCATCCCCAGTTTCTACCACCTGGAAATGACCCCGTATATGGCCGCTTATAATAAGAAAAGGCAGTTGGTCAAGACCTTCCCTGCAGGTGTCAGTCCAAGGGAATTAATTCAGTTGCTGGAGTAA
- a CDS encoding ABC transporter ATP-binding protein, which produces METLWKYLKPHKKLIILALLLATAAQLLSLIDPVIFGKIIDDYATHPVVSTEKELISGVLFWLAVAIAVALLSRLAKAFQDYVIRLATARFGEKIFNDGLKQTLRLNFQEFEENRSGETLSILQKVKTDTERFVTSFINILFSSVVGIGFLIWYSITKNWMLIPVFLIGIVLLGSLTGLLSKKIKTIQRSINKETYAMSGIITESLRNIELVRSLGLTFPEIRRLRGLTSSIFDLEMEKVKKVRTLSFLQGTTLNVLKQSILFILLWLIFRKVLTTGELIAMQFISTTIFGPLQDLGNIILQYREVDASIRSFDRLMIKPVETRPPTPEDLGRLDSLRFDDVVFRHKTADYNSIDHLSFEVQIGQTIAFVGPSGSGKSTLVKLLVGLYRPLSGSILFNEIDSQKIRYNQLRRQIGFVTQDTQLFAGSIQANLQFVQSDATESEMLDAMHKASATHLLQKSPQGLQSILGENGMKLSGGEKQRLSIARALLRKPRLLIFDEATSALDSITEQSITETIRSISADKQQITILIAHRLSTIMHADVIYVLEKGKFAEIGNHDTLLEQKGLYYAMWRQQVGERNTAFF; this is translated from the coding sequence ATGGAAACGCTCTGGAAGTACCTCAAACCTCATAAGAAACTGATCATACTGGCCCTACTGCTAGCCACTGCGGCGCAGCTGCTCAGTCTGATCGACCCGGTAATCTTCGGAAAAATCATTGACGATTATGCGACGCATCCGGTCGTCAGCACAGAAAAAGAATTGATAAGCGGAGTCCTCTTCTGGCTGGCCGTTGCCATCGCTGTCGCCTTGTTATCGCGGCTGGCCAAGGCTTTTCAGGATTATGTCATTCGCCTGGCGACCGCCAGATTCGGAGAGAAGATATTCAACGATGGACTTAAACAGACACTGAGGTTAAACTTTCAAGAATTTGAGGAAAACCGAAGCGGAGAAACACTGTCCATTTTACAAAAGGTTAAAACCGACACAGAACGCTTTGTTACGTCCTTTATCAATATCCTTTTTTCTTCTGTTGTCGGGATCGGCTTCCTGATCTGGTATTCTATTACAAAAAACTGGATGCTCATACCTGTGTTTTTAATTGGTATTGTTTTATTAGGGTCATTGACCGGACTGCTTTCTAAGAAAATTAAAACCATTCAGCGTTCTATCAATAAAGAGACCTATGCCATGTCTGGCATTATTACAGAGAGCCTGAGGAATATAGAACTGGTACGCTCCCTTGGGCTCACCTTTCCGGAAATCCGACGCCTGCGTGGATTAACCTCTTCCATTTTTGACCTCGAAATGGAAAAGGTTAAAAAAGTACGCACTTTATCTTTTCTGCAGGGGACTACACTAAATGTATTGAAGCAATCCATTTTATTTATTCTGCTGTGGCTCATCTTCAGAAAAGTATTGACCACCGGTGAATTAATTGCCATGCAGTTTATCTCCACCACGATCTTCGGCCCTTTACAGGATCTGGGAAATATCATCTTACAATACAGGGAAGTAGATGCTTCTATCCGCAGTTTTGACCGGCTGATGATAAAGCCTGTTGAAACACGTCCCCCTACACCAGAAGACCTTGGCAGGCTGGACAGCCTGCGGTTCGACGATGTCGTATTCCGGCATAAAACAGCCGATTATAACAGTATCGATCACCTTTCATTTGAAGTCCAAATCGGGCAAACCATTGCGTTTGTCGGTCCTTCAGGATCGGGCAAATCGACTTTGGTCAAACTATTAGTGGGACTCTACAGACCTTTATCGGGTTCCATTTTGTTTAATGAAATTGATTCCCAAAAGATCCGCTACAACCAATTGCGACGGCAGATTGGCTTTGTCACGCAGGATACCCAGCTATTTGCCGGCAGCATTCAGGCAAACCTACAGTTTGTGCAATCCGATGCCACCGAATCAGAAATGCTGGACGCGATGCACAAGGCGTCCGCCACGCATCTGCTGCAAAAATCTCCGCAGGGACTGCAGTCCATTCTCGGAGAAAACGGCATGAAACTCTCTGGAGGAGAAAAACAGAGACTCTCAATCGCAAGGGCACTTTTAAGAAAGCCACGACTGCTTATATTTGACGAAGCAACTTCTGCACTGGATTCCATAACCGAGCAAAGCATTACGGAAACGATCCGGTCGATCTCTGCCGACAAGCAGCAAATTACAATACTGATCGCACATAGACTCTCTACGATTATGCATGCAGATGTCATATATGTACTGGAAAAAGGTAAGTTCGCCGAAATAGGCAATCACGACACACTTCTGGAACAAAAAGGCCTGTATTATGCCATGTGGCGTCAGCAAGTAGGCGAAAGAAATACAGCATTTTTCTAA
- a CDS encoding SDR family NAD(P)-dependent oxidoreductase — protein sequence MANKRIILVTGASSGFGRAIALRFAAGGWDIIITGRRAERLSELKGQIEADYGVDVLPLCFDVQDRKAVNEQLANLPAEWQEIDVLVNNAGLALGRANFDEADIDDWETMIDTNIKGLLYVSRGVLPYFEKKGKGHIVNIGSTAAKDVYPMGNVYCATKSAVEAISKAQRIDLLSKKIKVTAIHPGAAETEFSLVRLKGNQAESDKVYAGYHALEARDIADITYYVANQPAHVCINDLVVTCTAQANGLFTYKEG from the coding sequence ATGGCAAATAAAAGAATAATTCTTGTAACGGGGGCCAGCTCCGGTTTTGGTAGAGCAATTGCCTTGCGGTTTGCGGCAGGAGGGTGGGATATCATTATTACAGGAAGAAGAGCGGAAAGGCTGTCGGAGCTCAAGGGGCAAATTGAGGCTGATTATGGAGTAGACGTACTGCCCCTGTGTTTTGATGTTCAAGACAGGAAAGCGGTTAATGAACAGTTAGCCAATCTACCTGCCGAATGGCAGGAGATTGATGTTTTGGTAAATAATGCTGGTCTTGCACTTGGCAGAGCTAACTTCGATGAGGCCGATATAGATGATTGGGAAACCATGATCGATACCAATATTAAGGGGCTGCTTTATGTTTCAAGGGGCGTTTTGCCCTATTTTGAGAAAAAGGGGAAAGGACACATCGTCAATATTGGCTCTACAGCCGCTAAAGATGTATACCCGATGGGCAATGTGTATTGTGCTACCAAAAGCGCGGTGGAGGCAATTTCCAAGGCTCAGCGAATAGACCTGCTTTCTAAAAAAATAAAGGTAACGGCAATTCATCCAGGTGCTGCGGAAACAGAATTTTCTTTGGTACGTCTTAAAGGTAACCAGGCAGAAAGTGACAAAGTATATGCAGGTTACCATGCCTTAGAAGCCAGAGATATTGCAGATATTACTTATTACGTCGCCAATCAGCCAGCGCATGTTTGTATTAATGACCTTGTTGTTACTTGTACGGCCCAAGCCAATGGTTTATTCACCTATAAAGAAGGGTAG
- a CDS encoding ThuA domain-containing protein, with translation MFRLKTKYLLFTVLALWLVPAYLFAQQPKKILVFSKTAGYRHASIAAGKTMFLEKSVAAGYQADTTEDATVFTKQGLKPYKAVVFLNTTGDVLNNAQQAAFQHFIQKGGGYIGIHAATDTEYDWPWYNKLSGAYFDSHPHPQEATFKVLDKKFIATQHLPDSLIQKEEIYNFKSVQDGLHYLISVDESSYKGGNMGKFHPISWYHNFDGGRAFYIEWGHFPETFSSKSFQKIIYKALDWATSKN, from the coding sequence ATGTTTCGACTAAAAACAAAGTATCTTTTGTTTACCGTGCTGGCTTTATGGCTGGTGCCGGCGTATCTGTTCGCCCAGCAACCCAAAAAAATATTGGTCTTTTCCAAAACAGCCGGTTACAGGCATGCCTCTATTGCTGCCGGCAAAACGATGTTTCTGGAAAAAAGTGTTGCTGCCGGCTACCAGGCAGACACAACGGAAGACGCGACAGTATTTACCAAACAGGGGCTTAAACCTTATAAAGCGGTTGTATTTCTCAATACCACCGGCGATGTACTCAATAATGCGCAGCAGGCCGCTTTTCAGCATTTTATTCAAAAAGGAGGCGGATATATCGGCATCCATGCAGCCACTGATACGGAGTATGACTGGCCTTGGTATAACAAACTCTCCGGAGCCTATTTCGACAGCCATCCTCACCCGCAGGAAGCGACCTTCAAAGTATTGGACAAAAAGTTCATTGCGACCCAGCATCTGCCGGACTCCCTGATACAGAAAGAAGAGATCTATAATTTTAAGTCTGTACAAGACGGTCTACATTACCTGATCAGCGTAGATGAATCCAGCTATAAAGGTGGCAACATGGGTAAATTTCACCCGATCAGCTGGTATCATAACTTTGATGGCGGGCGGGCTTTTTATATTGAATGGGGCCATTTTCCCGAAACTTTTTCTTCCAAAAGCTTTCAGAAAATAATCTACAAGGCGCTGGACTGGGCTACTTCAAAGAATTAA
- the ypfJ gene encoding KPN_02809 family neutral zinc metallopeptidase: protein MKWLNPDDSTDGVEVRKGGGARRVGKIGGLGAIVVVVISLILGKNPMEMLGFVNNAIPDQTQTQTTGTVTNVGANNDSTLTVRVYNSCNTVWNGILRDKFGKSYSRPRLVMFEGSVQTACGGASSASGPFYCPGDRMVYIDLGFFQELSQRFNAPGQLAKAYVIAHEMGHHIQNLLGMTDQVDAARGRLSEAAYNKLSVKLELQADFYAGLWAHYAEQEQIIQLEQGDIESALGAAGAVGDDRLQREATGTTNPDSFTHGTSAQRIYWFKKGYTSGDFSQGDTFNDPSLN, encoded by the coding sequence ATGAAATGGTTAAATCCTGATGACAGTACAGATGGCGTAGAGGTAAGGAAAGGAGGTGGCGCCCGTCGTGTCGGCAAGATCGGTGGCCTGGGCGCTATCGTCGTCGTCGTTATTTCCCTGATTCTTGGCAAGAATCCCATGGAGATGTTGGGTTTTGTCAATAATGCGATACCGGACCAAACGCAGACGCAGACCACTGGAACCGTCACGAATGTTGGGGCCAATAATGACTCAACACTGACGGTCAGAGTATATAACAGCTGTAATACTGTCTGGAACGGCATTTTACGCGACAAGTTTGGTAAATCTTATTCCAGACCCAGACTGGTCATGTTTGAAGGCAGTGTGCAGACTGCCTGTGGGGGTGCCAGTTCGGCCTCCGGCCCTTTTTATTGTCCGGGCGACAGAATGGTATATATTGACCTTGGTTTTTTCCAGGAACTATCCCAGCGATTTAATGCACCGGGCCAGCTGGCCAAAGCTTATGTCATCGCCCACGAAATGGGGCATCATATCCAGAATCTCCTTGGTATGACCGATCAGGTGGATGCCGCCAGAGGGAGGCTTAGCGAGGCCGCTTATAATAAGCTGTCTGTCAAACTGGAACTGCAGGCAGATTTCTATGCCGGCCTCTGGGCACATTATGCAGAACAGGAACAGATCATTCAATTGGAGCAAGGTGACATCGAATCAGCACTGGGCGCTGCCGGTGCAGTAGGCGACGACCGCCTGCAAAGGGAAGCGACCGGCACCACCAACCCAGACTCTTTCACTCACGGTACTTCCGCACAACGTATTTACTGGTTTAAAAAAGGCTACACGTCCGGTGATTTCAGCCAAGGCGATACCTTTAATGATCCCAGCCTGAATTAA